The DNA window ATGCCGATAACATCGTAACCTTGTTCTTTCAATAAATACGCAGCAACCGAAGAGTCAACCCCTCCGGACATGCCGACGACAACACGTGTATCATGTAATGATTTTGTCATTTTATTCACCTTTTCATTTTAATGCCAAACGCTGGCTGATTTGAGCTGTCTTTTCGGCAGCTTGCTTAATTGTTTCAGACGTCAATCCTAAGCCGAAGCTAAATCGAATAGAATTACGGCTTTCAACAGCCTTATCGCCGTACATGGCAACAAGCACATGAGATGGATCAATTGAACCTGCTGTGCACGCTGATCCGCTTGAAGCTGATATCCCCGCTAAATCCAAGTTGATTAAAAACGACTCAATTTCTATACCTGAAATACTGAGATTTAAAATATGCGGCATAGAATGACTGCCATTTTCTTTATAGTTGACGTTTTGTTTATCCAAAACGTCTTTAAACATCGTTTTGTATTGCTCGTAAGCTGTTGTTTTTTCTTCCATCGTTGCTAACGCAATTTCTGCTGCTTTAGCAAATGCGGAAATCGCCGGTACGTTTTCCGTTCCTGCCCGGCGCTTACGTTCTTGTTCTCCTCCGTACAACAATGGAGTTACCGCCGTTCCTTTGCGTTGGTATAAAAAGCCAACACCTTTAGGTCCGTTTAGTTTATGCGCAGAGACCGATAATAAATCAACGTTTAATACGTTAACATCGATTGGCAATATACCAAATGCTTGAACCGCGTCGGTGTGGAATGTCACATCTGTATCTTTTAACAATTCACCGATTTCGGCAATCGGTTGAATGGTTCCAACCTCATTATTGCCCATCATGACCGATACTAGAATTGTATCCTCACGCAGCGCATTTTTCACGTCTTCTGCTCGCACGCGTCCATTTTCACCCACTGGCAAATAAGTTACGTCGTAGCCTTGTCGCTCTAATTCCTCACAAGCATGCAAAATGGCATGGTGTTCAATCATTGTAGTGATGATATGCTTTCCTTCTTTTTTTGCAGCCGTGCCAAAAATTGCCGTATTGTCCGCTTCAGTACCCCCGCTAGTAAAAATAATTTCATGGTCATGAGCCTGTATGCTGTCAGCTAGCAATTTGCGTGCATCGTCCAGTTTTTTACGTGCCGCTCTACCGGTACCATGGATACTTGAAGGATTGCCGTAAACCGTTCCGAGTGCTTCAGAAAAAGTCGCCACCACTTCGGGATGCATGGGCGAAGTCGCCGCATGATCTAAATAAATTCGATTCATAGTTGTTGACCCCTTTATATATAGTACATGTAATTTTCAGTTTCACCGTTTTCGGCGTTTGCCAAATCTTCAATCGTTGTGGTATCGAGAACATTTTTTACTGCATCACGAATGCGTACCCATAGCTCACGCTGCGGTTGCTTTTCGTCTTCAATGCCTTCAACAGGTTGGATGGGACCTTCTAAAACACGAATCACATCTCCTGCTGAAATTTCTTTTGGGTGGCGCGTCAACATATAACCGCCATATGCCCCGCGGACACTTTTAACAAGCCCTGAGTTGCGTAGTGGTCCCACTAGTTGCTCTAAGTAAGCTTCAGAAAGGTCATTTTCTGCCGCAATTTTACGCAATGGAATCGGACCTTCTCCGTATTGTTTGCCAAGTTCAATCATAATTGTCAGACCGTAACGGCCTTTGGTTGAAATTTTCATGAGTACACCTCTAAGTTTGATAATTTTCATAAGGTTGGTATTCCGTAAACTAGCTGCGCTTTCCCGCGGGAGTCTCCGCTAGTTTACTCCATACTTGTTTAAAACAAATTATTCTCGATAAAAAATCGAATTTACTCTTCTCGAATACTTCCCTACGTGCGACTAGTTTTATTAACAGAATAATGCTAATAATACATCATAAAATCGCCGTTTTAACTACGTTTATTCTTCAAAACAGTATATCATAATTTGACTTGAATGGACTTGCAATGACTTTTGAAACCTCAAACGCTATACTGATAGAACGAATATCCGAAAGGAGTTTTTTCTATGCACAACGAACCTTTAGCTTTTCGTATGCGTCCTCGAACGATTGATGAAGTCGTCGGACAAAAAGACGTCATCGGACCACATACGGCTTTATATAAAATGATTAGTAATGGACATGTACCTTCTATGCTGCTGTACGGCGAGCCTGGCATCGGCAAAACTTCCATCGCTCACGCTATCGCAGGGACATCGAATTTACCTTTTATCGCGCTGAACGCCACAACTTCTGGCAAGAAAGACGTTGAAGAAGTCGTGACCGAATCACGGATGACCGGTAAAGTATTGTTGTTTCTGGATGAAATTCACCGTTTTAACAAGTTGCAGCAAGATGCTTTGCTGCCGCATGTCGAAAGCGGTTCGATTGTTTTGATTGGTGCGACTACGGAAAATCCATTTCATGACGTTAATCCGGCAATCCGTTCGCGTTGCGGTGAAATTAAGCAATTAAAGCGGCTGTCTCAAGAAGATATTGTGCAGTTGCTAAATAGCGCATTGGCCGAACCCAAACGTGGACTCGGCAGCGAACACATTGCGATTTCCAAAAAACAAGTCGAACGCATTGCAGAAGGTACCAATGGTGACGCCCGTAAAGCATTAACGATGCTTGAATCGATTGTCATTGCTTCTGATGAAATCGATGGTAAATACATTGTGGAAGATCAGATGGTCGAACAAATGATCAAGCGTGTCGGCGTGTTCGGTGATAAAAAAGGATCGCATTTTTTTAATTTATTGTCTGCATTACAAAAATCAGTGCGCGGAAGTGATGTCAATGCAGCAATGTATTATTTGGCGCATTTATTAGAAAATGGTGACTTAACTGCTGTTACACGCCGTTTACTCGTTATGGCTTATGAGGACATTGGACTTGCCAATCCTGCTGTTGGCGGACACGTTCTCTCCGCTTGCCAAGCAGCTGATCGTCTCGGTTTACCGGAAGCCCGCATCCCGCTCGCTCAAGCAGTCGCTGAAATGTGCTTGTCCGAAAAATCCAATTCTGCCTATAAAGCCATTGATGCTGCAACTGCAGCTATTAATAAAGGCGATGTTGGCGACATTCCATTGCATTTGCGCGATACACATTACGCAGGAAGCGCCGAACTGGGGCACGGCGGATACCGCTATCCACACGACACGCCCGTCGGCTCGTTCGGTGGTTGGGCAGATCAAGATTATTTGCCAAAAGAAATAAGGTCAGCCGAGTTTTATAAGCCCATCATTGCTGGTGAGGAAAAGAAATTTGCAGGCATTTACGAAAAACTGAAAAGCTTTCGAAAAAACAAAAAATGATATGAATATCGAGCAAAGGGGCTGTCTTAAAAGTCATAAAAGTGACTTTTAAGACAGCCCCTATTTCTACAAAATTATCCGTTATAACAACAGAAAAAACCGGCTCATAAAAAGAGCCGGTTTTTTGATTAATTCATACGTACCCGTGTAATCGGAATGGATTTGGTAATATCGTTAACTACCCAACTCGCAGCAATCAAGCCCACAGTTGATGGCGTAAAGGCATTTGATGAAGGCGGCATTTGAGCTTTTCGAATGGTTGCATCCGGCTTCCCAACGGTTTCTACTACGTCTTCACGAACAATGATTGGACTTTCATCTGAAAAAATTACCGGAATGCCTTTGTAAATTCCGTTTTTGCGTAATTTTTTGCGAATGATTTTCGCTAATGGATCCGTATGGGTT is part of the Planococcus kocurii genome and encodes:
- the cymR gene encoding cysteine metabolism transcriptional regulator CymR, translating into MKISTKGRYGLTIMIELGKQYGEGPIPLRKIAAENDLSEAYLEQLVGPLRNSGLVKSVRGAYGGYMLTRHPKEISAGDVIRVLEGPIQPVEGIEDEKQPQRELWVRIRDAVKNVLDTTTIEDLANAENGETENYMYYI
- a CDS encoding replication-associated recombination protein A; translation: MHNEPLAFRMRPRTIDEVVGQKDVIGPHTALYKMISNGHVPSMLLYGEPGIGKTSIAHAIAGTSNLPFIALNATTSGKKDVEEVVTESRMTGKVLLFLDEIHRFNKLQQDALLPHVESGSIVLIGATTENPFHDVNPAIRSRCGEIKQLKRLSQEDIVQLLNSALAEPKRGLGSEHIAISKKQVERIAEGTNGDARKALTMLESIVIASDEIDGKYIVEDQMVEQMIKRVGVFGDKKGSHFFNLLSALQKSVRGSDVNAAMYYLAHLLENGDLTAVTRRLLVMAYEDIGLANPAVGGHVLSACQAADRLGLPEARIPLAQAVAEMCLSEKSNSAYKAIDAATAAINKGDVGDIPLHLRDTHYAGSAELGHGGYRYPHDTPVGSFGGWADQDYLPKEIRSAEFYKPIIAGEEKKFAGIYEKLKSFRKNKK
- a CDS encoding cysteine desulfurase family protein produces the protein MNRIYLDHAATSPMHPEVVATFSEALGTVYGNPSSIHGTGRAARKKLDDARKLLADSIQAHDHEIIFTSGGTEADNTAIFGTAAKKEGKHIITTMIEHHAILHACEELERQGYDVTYLPVGENGRVRAEDVKNALREDTILVSVMMGNNEVGTIQPIAEIGELLKDTDVTFHTDAVQAFGILPIDVNVLNVDLLSVSAHKLNGPKGVGFLYQRKGTAVTPLLYGGEQERKRRAGTENVPAISAFAKAAEIALATMEEKTTAYEQYKTMFKDVLDKQNVNYKENGSHSMPHILNLSISGIEIESFLINLDLAGISASSGSACTAGSIDPSHVLVAMYGDKAVESRNSIRFSFGLGLTSETIKQAAEKTAQISQRLALK